A portion of the Thunnus albacares chromosome 5, fThuAlb1.1, whole genome shotgun sequence genome contains these proteins:
- the LOC122981701 gene encoding lysophosphatidic acid receptor 6 codes for MNETGANCGMPSAEYQYYVYPVVYILALVLGLPGNLAALFAFTFKITPRTAFSVYISNLALADILILCTLPFRIHYHLNRNNWEFGDFTCRITGILFFANVYMSIYFMTCICVDRYMATVHPHVYLRLRSPRCSLVVSAVLWGVIGVAMLVFVLLGPLKTNNQESGGHSCFENFAMNEWQTRLGVYSVLGLIFGSLLPSIIILVCYPLAARRISKIQTKTAQKAVRVIYTILAITLFCFMPNHVVYLLHFLRRMGVIESCSAADAIYHARRITLALVTLNTCLDPVLYYVTTSHCNWKCLKMTWLWGTIRRTRGVYTIPVS; via the coding sequence ATGAACGAGACGGGTGCCAACTGTGGTATGCCCTCAGCAGAGTACCAGTACTACGTTTACCCAGTGGTTTACATCTTAGCTTTAGTTTTAGGTCTACCAGGTAATCTCGCTGCCCTCTTCGCCTTCACCTTCAAGATCACTCCCCGCACAGCCTTCAGTGTTTACATCAGCAATCTGGCTCTGGCAGACATCCTCATCCTGTGCACTCTACCCTTTCGGATCCACTACCACCTCAACAGAAACAACTGGGAGTTTGGGGACTTTACCTGCCGCATCACAGGGATTCTGTTCTTTGCCAACGTCTACATGAGCATCTATTTCATGACGTGCATCTGCGTGGACCGCTACATGGCCACCGTACATCCGCACGTCTACCTGAGGCTGCGGAGCCCCCGGTGCTCTCTGGTTGTGAGCGCAGTGCTGTGGGGCGTCATTGGAGTGGCTATGCTCGTCTTTGTCCTCCTGGGACCTCTGAAAACCAACAATCAAGAATCTGGAGGTCATAGCTGCTTTGAGAATTTTGCCATGAATGAGTGGCAAACGCGCTTAGGGGTGTACAGCGTGTTGGGCCTGATCTTTGGCTCCCTGCTGCCCTCCATTATCATCCTGGTGTGTTACCCACTGGCTGCGAGGCGCATCTCCAAGATACAGACTAAAACAGCCCAAAAAGCCGTGAGGGTCATTTACACCATCCTGGCTATAACGCTGTTCTGCTTCATGCCCAACCATGTTGTGTACCTGCTGCACTTCCTTCGACGCATGGGTGTCATCGAGAGCTGCTCTGCCGCCGATGCCATCTACCACGCCCGGCGGATCACCCTGGCCCTCGTCACCCTCAACACATGTCTGGACCCTGTGCTTTACTATGTCACCACCAGCCACTGCAACTGGAAATGCTTAAAGATGACATGGCTGTGGGGAACAATCAGGAGGACCAGAGGTGTTTATACCATTCCAGTTAGCTGA
- the LOC122981702 gene encoding PHD and RING finger domain-containing protein 1-like codes for MDKSAVLNTDGEDATVDADKCYICLSFFREQTVASLDNCQHVFCLECILQWSQTANTCPVDRISFTFIHPGGNIQKKIKVRTHKKDDDEEEEEEEERSSAVICEECGRSDRRHRLLVCIHCDSGYHIDCLTPSLNTGPEGDWICPDCAVTPHHTESSAVEEEISDGELTDLLAEVDETPSTSSRLRPSTINQPSSSSGRRHSQRIQSRASSSPDPRPQTSWHVPKYLLRASKPSVTTDESPQHSNLKTRKRRKRAT; via the exons ATGGATAAATCAGCTGTTTTAAACACAGACGGTGAAGATGCAACAGTGGATGCAGATAAATGTTATATCTGCCTGAGTTTCTTCAGAGAGCAGACTGTTGCCTCTCTGGACAACTGCCAGCATGTGTTTTGTCTTGAATGTATCCTTCAGTGGTcccag ACAGCCAACACCTGTCCGGTGGATCGGATCAGTTTTACTTTCATCCATCCTGGAGGCAACATTCAAAAGAAG aTCAAAGTGAGGACGCACAaaaaggatgatgatgaagaagaagaagaagaagaggagcggAGCAGTGCTGTTATCTGTGAGGAATGTGGACGCAGCGACCGTAGGCACCGGCTGCTGGTGTGCATCCACTGTGATTCAGG gTATCATATAGACTGCTTGACACCCTCATTAAACACGGGCCCTGAAGGTGACTGGATTTGTCCTGATTGTGCCGTCACTCCTCATCATACAG AAAGCTCAGCGGTAGAAGAAGAGATCAGTGATGGGGAACTAACAGACCTCTTAGCCGAAGTAGATGAGACGCCGTCTACCAGCAGTCGCCTTCGGCCCTCCACCATCAATCAACCCAGCAGCTCCAGTGGACGACGACACAGCCAGAGGATCCAGAGCAGAGCCAGCAGCAGTCCTGACCCTCGCCCCCAAACCTCCTGG CACGTACCTAAATACTTGTTACGGGCATCAAAGCCGTCAGTCACAACAGATGAATCACCTCAACACAGCA aTTTAAAGAccagaaaaagaaggaaacgTGCAACTTGA